The Brassica napus cultivar Da-Ae chromosome C1, Da-Ae, whole genome shotgun sequence DNA segment ACTTATGCCGATCTCTGGATACCAACATTTAAGAAGTAGTGATACCGAACGGAAAGGTGcgatttattttcattttcaaaactCCCAAATccccaaaatattttgaaatcgtcTAAAACCgtttaaaccgaataaaaccgagTCTCCaaaatcgccatcccgggtcggagccgggacggaacccgctctgataccaaaatgtgacaccccgatttacataataaaatgttacgataagtaaatagctctgataccaaaatgtgacacccgccactttcaaaataaaataaattgataaaagcgaaaataaaataataatacaacatataatataatagtcgATACGGTAACAAAAGGCCTAAAAGCCCAACATCGATAACATCcgaaatataaaatacgatataaACCAAAAGTCTGAAATAGGAATAACGTAGGcgataaaagtccaaaggcctggaggcccgataacgataaaagcgataaaacgatagaagcccaaaagcccaatagcaccagtctgataatcactcctgctcgtcggtctcacctgaaagggggaaataaggaggggtgagcgacaggggaatcgcccagtgaggtatgagatgctaaaccgcaaaccactgactcagttcatagcactacaactatgtaggcatagctctagcatgagacaatcacggtgcctattacaccacacagaacaATCACATATGTCTAGTGGACTAGACATGATACAACCAATGCGATAATAGCATATCAcatttcctcataaggatatatatACTTTACAGGCGTCGCTAGCACAGTAGTCCACACTGCACCCCGCAAATCTCTAAGGCGTCGTaagtacaaacgtctctgtacccccgcaaatctccacaaacatggcagccagtgcaaacgtctctgcaccccgcaaaaCTCCTCAAACATAGGCAGCcagtgcaaacgtctctgcaccccgcaaatctccaaaacatggactcgtatatatatatacatatatataacaattcttaacatcaatcatttcaatcaaccgttgaatcctctattatcctatttccggtttaacaatcaataataataataaacaagcaagactctcaaacagactcgattcacagagacggatcatgtttcgaaactaaactttccataacggtagtactaaactagctcgggatttaacggagtagccctcaccttagcaatgaagagaagtggtatatatgaactccagctgctcaaatggactccaaatctgaaatcagatcgaaatttcgagtcagaacgcctttcgaacggtttaaaacgggtatttacggaaaagtcaacccgctggtcaaagatcaattatttaattaattaattaattgattaattaattaattaatccggtttTCCCTAACCGATtaccaattgattttaaccgaccggtttaacctaaccgaatcgaaatcgatttaaaccggtcaaaccaccggttaaccgagtcaaccgagttgactcaccgggtcgactcggccgagttggcgagtcgccggcgagtcaccggtgtcggtcatcggcggcgacggcggagctacggcggcggcttaccggtaagttggccggcggcgacggcggagctgcggcggagaacggtggtccggcggcggCGCTGCTGCGGaggacggtggtccggcggcggcgcgtggAACTCACGCGCGCGCGGAGGTGAAACTTCCGGAGGCGCGTACGGCTTCGTCCGGGATCCGATCGTGACGcggttggtgtctacggcttcgtcttgacgagaggaacacgatgatggccTTGGATGCACGAAATTCACTTCGGTTAGAAAGTTATGACCGATTTACTAAAACGACCGAAACATAACTCAAACACATGGCGGTTTCCGGTTACCTCGAGCTGCGGTTGATGGTGATGACGAGCTTGACGACGTCCTGGCGTGCGGTGGCTCCGGCGAGGACTCCTGGtgagctttctctctctctctctctctctctctttttaaagAAACCAAATGTGGCTTTTGGGGATAGTTTGGGGTTGGGGTCATTACAAATAGTTTCAAAACACATGCAATACCAATAAGGTGATGGCAGGACAAATTAGTAGTAGGAGTAGCATAGATGaatcaaaggaagaagaaggtggaCTCACTTTCCAACAACATTTGAGTCAGAGAGAAACTGCACTGATGAAAATTATGTTGATGAGGAAACATCCTGccatcattaatttattaatttaaacaacacaactatttcaaaatttctaattggaattacaattataattaatttaaacaagTTAGGACCAATtcttattttcatatgatgtaagatgttttaaactctatagtttcattttttcattcTAACCAAGTTGTCTCGATTATAGTTTTTGACATCTATATTTATGTACTtttgatatttgatttttagTTGGAGTTCTatgttttcctttcttctttgaGTTTGAAATACTAGGAGAAAATCGGTTTTGTTACATGGAGTTTTGGAATTATGAATTAGGTATTCTGAATTTTTTCAATAGTTATTTCACGTGTATGTTTTACTACTGTTTaatctataagaaaaatatgCTTTTATATTAAGTTTAGAGAGTTGCCTATGTAATCATGTTATGAACATGTGTTTAATGGTTTAGTTTATATAACGGCTAAagtagatatattttttaatgaataattagatttatcattatgtaattaaccataaattaactttaataataaaactatcattatctattgtttcttttattaaaagtaAACTTATGAAATATTAAGATAAGGAAATGTATATATTGATCAAGTAAACCAAtgaaatattatcattatctcaatttgttttttttttaagttttcttctaaattatcatcgaactttagtttttatttaatttttatttattttgttcttacttggattttgtgtgtgttttagtattttttttggtgATTTAATACATGTTTCTGGTTCAAAAATAAAAGGTAGATTAAGAAAGACCAAAAGTTCACATTCTTACTTTACTTAATGTGTGGAATATTTGATATGTACTATGCTCTTACGGTCTCATAATTTTATAGCTTTCCTTTGTGTTAAGGAGACGTAGACCGAAATAAAAATCgaagaaaactaaaatgattAAGAATATAAAGAATAAGTTATCATGATGTTTAAATCAtattacatatattaataattatttgtaaaatgattatgcccgcatgtgcgggcaaaacacctagtttaaTTGTTAATTAAGGGTAGTAAAATGACTAAAACTCCATTAgtgaaatatatttaaattatcttTCTTATTAAACCAGATTGATAAAAGTGAAGGATAGGAAGatctgtatatatattataaagtttatacaCAAAGGTAAAGACCTGCTCGTGCAACTTGGGATATGATTAGGCATCGACGCGCCACAGTTTCTTGGTCTCAACTCGTTTGGTTTGCACAAGGTGTGCCTAGGTATGCATTCATAACATGGTTAGCCATAAAGGACATGCTCTCGACATGGGTTAGAATGCGAGCCTCGGGGAGAGTACAAGGCTTTCCATTTTGTGGTGAACCGGAGGAAACAAGAGAGCATTTATTCTTGGCATGCCCCTACACATACGGACTTTGGTTGCAggtcattggctcattgcttcAACCAGCCTCCACCCCCGATTGGAATTAGATTCTGGCTCGGATTCTTGGAAGTTCCCATGATAGGAAAAACTCTATTCTATTGAGGCTAGCTTTACATGTAGCCATTTATTACATTTGGCGGGAAAGAAACGAAAGGAGACATTCACAGAGAAGCAGGCCAGCGGGCCAACTAGCGAAATTtattatgaaaacaataaaGCTTAATTAGGATTCTGTCTACTGGGTATTATGAGAAACTCAAGATATCAGGTCTTCTTCAAAGGTGGTTTGGTGCTCATATGGGGCATTGATAGAGTTTTTTGTCTTTTGATACCGATAAAATTTTTGTGTAAATAACTATTCTTTTTCCgatgataaataaatttaaaatttcatcaaaaaaataaataaataacctgCTCGCCATGGTGACGAAGGTGAAAGGGAAACTTATTATGTTAATGTCCCCAAGAAAGTCATACCTCACTAGACGGAACTGTATAAGTCCCTTTTAAGAGGTTTTGTATTTTTACCCTACGATGAATAAAGAATAAACTTTTCTTGCAGAGCagataaaaccctaaacctttctCGTGTGTGTGTGTTAAGCAGTCGTGAGAGAAACTCTTTTCTTATCAATTCATTCCATTGAATTTGTGGCGACCATGTTTCCATCTTTCACCCATCTATCTAgcttgagagagatacacatccatcAAGCTTGATTCCATCTCGTTCATCATTCCATCCACTAATCCATTTGAGAGAGATACACGTCCAACAACTTGATCCCATCTCCATCAATCTATCCTTCAGTTTCCATTCTCCATCTCTATCTACCACCATCCATATTCCGACCACCGATCCATCTCCAATTTCATCAGATGATCCGTCATCATCCTTCTCTATTTACGTTAATTTATTCTCTGTTTTCATCAGCATAATCTcatattgttttgtttctttgtttcaggTACAGAGCAATCATTCTCTCACCCATATCCGTTTGACCATAGCTCTTGTCGAACCAAATTTGAACCTCTGTCGACCCGATTGTATAGTCCTGATTTTGGGCTGTATCATAACTGATCAGCTTCTAAAGTAATGATGGATATATGGATCGTAAAACTATAGTCTCCGTTGTGAATATACAAATGTAACACCAGGTGTATATGTTTTCATTCCACGATCAACAAAATTGTCGTACCAATCACAATAAAAGACAATTCACCTCAATTCATTCCTGGGTAttggatttcaaaattttcacttAGAACACCGTAGTACACATTGTCACCAGATGTGGGAAAAACACCAAAATCAGAAGTTTTCCTTGGACGGCTTTCTTTGAACATATCCTCGAGTGTAAAATCTCGGATTTGACTTCACTACATAGTTTGGTTCACACACAAACTCATGTAAccaatttggaaatattccaccTCTAATCGAACATGTTGTTGCCTATAAACAATAAGTGTTTTATAGTTAAAGACAATGTAGaatattagttttataaatattttactcacCCTACATAATCACAAAGACATCCCGAAATTCTTTTTACTTCACAAGTTCAAGACGATTTTCGGTGGCATCTCTGTAAGTAAAGTGCATGTGTCATGTAAATCGTCTATGAACAGTAAATATGTTGCACAACTGGTAAATATAACttaattagttatatttttaaaaaatacatttgtatGTACCTCTCATATTAAAGAATACCATCACACTTGGTGAACAAAATCTGTTTGCAAATGAGTATGCTCATCCTGATAAGTCTTTGGTGCTATGATTTTCCACTATATCGTCCAATTTGTATGAGAATGTTTGGTACATTAACATAATAAGTTTCCCTTTCACCTTCGTCATCATGGCAAGCAGGTCTTTACCTTTGTGTATAAACTTTATATGGGAAACAGTATTCAGCAAAGTTTAAGTTTCTTCCTTGATACTTTTTGCGACTATAGATCCCTTCACCTAGCTTAAAATATTGACCTAATTCTTGAGATGGACGTATACAGTTTGAAgggatacatccatctatattGTACAAGACCACTAATAGCCGCTTTTCTCAAAAGATGAACATGAAGATGTTCcataatgtaaaaaaatatagaggACACATCTTTTCAAGGTTGCAAAGGATAATAGGTATGTAATTCTCTAAAATCCGGAAGTCGTCTACAATTAGTAATCTCAATCTTAAATCTACAATTAggaaaaacaaatttgataagtatatatataattcataatcaatttaaaatgacatttaattcaatattaattaatgtataatataCTTGTAATTGCTTCATGAAATTTTTGAGGTAATAGTCTCTAAAAGACAAACGGAAAGAGTCACTGCATCATAATATCACAACTATGGCTCTTTATAccaatcaaaaaaaatttcacttTTGTTGACACATTTATGCAAGTTAGATGCATACTCTTCTGAAAATTTATTTTCGTGTATaatccaataaaaaaaaaacctctttCGAAGATGAATTCAATCGATAATGGGAACATGACCTTAACCTTGTGAATGCCCATGAAGttcgctacaaaaaaaaatataaataaaattcagTCTTGGCTTCACATTATCTTATGTTTTCCCTTGGAAATTTAGAACAATGTTCATCAGACagtcaaaaaaaatttcaacatgCTTGAAATCTAGATTATGTCTCAACAAATGATCTTTCTAATATggaaaatctcaaaaaaatacCCCTTTATACAAATTGTGGTGTTCTCCAACACCGCTACCGGATAATATCCTTTTCCACCTCATTGTGGCGTCCTTTCAGCACATAAGCCTTTTTACTGGTCCATAAATTACATCCAAGTAATTCTGGAGAGAGACTGACAAACACCTAATTGTTTTTCTTAAACAATGATCCTCCAGTAGAAATCTTCTGTGAcactcaaaccaacacgttttacATCCATgtttcagttgaaaagcatatGTGCTATCTTGGCAATAAGAGCAAGATAGTATCCCATGAGCTTTTCGTccaaataatatatcatatgCTGTAAAATCACTTATAGTCCACATAATACTATACACCTCTAAAATTTTTCTTCAAATGAAACATTGTATTTAAGAACTCAGTCCTTCCATAGTAGTTCGAACttatatattagtggttgaagaaacacaacaagtgatctcttaggatgctctaaCCTCGAGGAGAATGGAGAGGAAAAAAACTCATGTTAGTTGTACAAATCTTGAGGTAAGTTGTAAGGTGTCATAATTACTAGCCACAATGAATATTATCTTCCATGCTTTCTAAATGGGTCGAAACCATCATTACATAGTCTAAAGTAGAAATTTCTTATCTCATACGTAAATTATGGATATACTGATTGGTAATTATTCTACTCATCTGTATCCGAAAGATGtgtaatctcaccatttgttgaGTGCTCTGCATGTCATCTCATTGGTCATTTGTGCATTCTGACTCGTATAGTCTGTTCAACCTTTCTGTCAATTGAAAATACCACATACATTTATATAGAactgaaaatattttgattgaCTCATGATAGCGaggttttcgaaaaaaaaagtgaCATCTCTTTTGGTTTTCATCCTCTTTCCAGTAAATCATGCAATTATCATGTGTACATCGATCAGTcaataaaccaagaccagctaaaATTTTATGAACCTCGTAGGTGCAAGATTATCCTCAGGTATAATATCTCTCACAAAACTagcaatcgcatccatacattcttcagccaaaatGTAATCCGTCTTTATGGCCATTAATCTACTTGCATATAATAAAGGTGAATGGCCATATTTACAGCCTTTGTACAATACCTTTTTAGTTGTATCTAACATATATTCTAAATTGGGTTTTTCTCATCTATCTCCTTCCTCAACCATCGAAGGTAAAAATGTGTCTAAACCATAATCTACGTTCGCGCTAGATTCATCTAACTTATCCACAATATGAGGTTTGCTAGTACTACCATAACCCCTTCGTTCTTCATGAAGATATCAAATCTCATAATATGACATAAACTCATTTATATATGAATGTTTCCATTCTCCACCAACCTCAATATTCCTATTATTCTAACGAGTAGAGTATGGAAATTTCAAGTTAAGAATTTTTATAGCTTACGGTTTTCTATGAGGAACCACCATGAATTTGGTTAATACCATCTGGATAAGTAAATTTTTCTTCAGATCTGTAAAATATTTAGGTTCAAATATTTATCCAtccaataacaaaaataattaagagaATGAATTTTTTGTGCTTCTTTGTGAATAAGATGAAGTGGTATTTATAGTTATATGTGGGCAAACTTCTGACGGAAAAAGACAATGTCAGGAATTTGAATATTTCAAACGACTAcgtattagtttaaaaaaaaattaggaaatcTGTCAGATATTACcgacagattttttttttgtcggtcGTCGGGAATAACAACAATTAGTTaacatatactccctctgttttttaatgttgcatattctagatttttcacacattttaataaaacacattaaatttgcatatttttttgtgtttatctttgtttcataattttaaaccaataacaattcagtaaatgcaattaaattttttgaaatttgcaattagttaataaaacatgtcttgaaaatataaaaaattgatctttttaaaacaaatttttttcctagaatatgtaatattaaggaacagagggagtatattgTAATTCATCTTCAAATTCCCAATGGACGTGTTTTGTCAGGAATTCGGCCTAAATTCCCAACGAATTCTGGATGGAATACAATCTGTCGACGAATTCGATGAATTTTTATGGATTATTTTTCATTGGTTTCTAGTTGTGAATCCTCTTGCTTTCTTGTAGTGGTTCAGGTGGAACTGGAAATTCCATTATTCAAAAACACACATAATAGTATgtgtcaaaaatattaaaaatatattaaaaatatattattaattagctTATTATTGTAATCTTCAATACAGTTGTTTTCTCTCTATTACGGCGATAAAGCAGGAAGAACTCCTTTGAGAAAGGCGGAGAAAAACGCAAGCGACTCGCTGGGTTTGAAGGAAGGCACATCATGTCCTGCTCCTTTGAAGGTTCCAAAAGTTAAACCTTCGTATTCTTGAAGCCATCCACTAacctaataattattaaaaaaaaaaaaataacaacttttattttattaagataCCGATAAGTAATTGTCTGAATGCTATCATATTGACCTGTTTCTCGTGGTACCATGGCCTCCACGACGTCTTAATGGGTAATGCCAACTTGTTTATGCAGTACCTTGTCCCGAGTACGGGAACTCTTCCATCTGTGTCGCCGCTGAGGCAACACCAACGAGAAGGAAAGAAACAAGCAAATGATCGTATATGTATGAGAAAATACCAAAATAATGATAATCAAATATCCTACGCCAAAGTAAGACAAAGTTTATAATATTCagcatatttatttattagttaactATTCGAAGTGTACCTGTAAACCCATATTCTAAATCCTCCCgcgattaatttcttatatattggCAAAACTGAGGGCTTTGAATCCGTCCaattatcaaaaatatcatCGCTGTTTCTCagaaaaagcaaaagaaaatattttagataagatatacatatatatatgcaaaaaagtttaataaaataaataaacaagagtAGTAGTACTTGCAAATGCTCCAATTCTTTAGATGAATACCATCACTTGCATGAAGAGCTTTCTGGACATCTGCTCTGTTGTAGAATACTCTCGTATAATCATCCAAACACGGGTCGTATCCGCCCATCATCCTCGGCATCTATTGAGAGTTACAGGTAATTAAATCTTAGTTGCAACATTCAATGCGACATAGTCTTAGTTAGTTGGTTACCATTTTGGAATTGCGAAGATTAGTCCTGATTCTCGTCGAATCAAGGGATGAACTAGGCGTTGAATTTCCATTACAGGTAGGAGTATAGAGACTGTATTGATCAATTTTGTGATATTGTTTGATTACTTCGTCTACGTTGTCTTTGCATTCTTTAACATCCCAAGTAGTGTTACTACTGAAATTGCAATTTCTTTTTATGACTCCATACATCTCGTCTGCTATTACTGCATGGCTCCATGCATAATCCACCCATCCATCCCAATCTTCGGCTTCCGATGTTTCAGGATTTCCAAGCTAACCACCAAGAGAAGATAAGAATTTAAATATCATCAATTTTACAGAATCATATatggaaaaattaaatttgtttagCATGATAAAACCAAAAGTACTAAAATACTAAAACGTTCAGTTACCACgtattaaatattgttaaaatcCCACAGTTGAAGAGATCATTTTAAATCATATACAAGGGACAtagattattatatttattacaaaTTGGTTTTAAAGTTAAAGATCCTCTGAAATTAATTTTACAATAGCATTATATCAAGAGGAATGAGTAGATGAACAAGATTTCGCATAGTGTGTTCAATACTTTTGTACGCCTTATGAGAATGATAAGTATCAAATTAGCGTTAACTTCAAAATGAAAACTGAATAATGGATGATGTAAGTTTGTCCAATATCATTACAACTAAACGTAGTAGATATCAATCAAGCAAGATGATGTTTTGTATGTAGTATAAAGATCAAACATACCAGAATGCCTTTAAGCTTGATATGAAGTGAGGAATTTCTATTGTTATTGTCATAAACGACCTCTGCAAGCTCCGGTATATACTTTCCTGCATACATTTGTTTGTCAATAAGAACATGAATAAAAACCATAGACAATGATGTTGACCCAAaactactatatatataaagtctTTTTAGTACTAAATTCAAACCTGCATAGCTCTCGCCAGCTATATAGAAATCGTTTTCTCTGTAAGCTGGGAACCTCTCCAACCACTTTTGAATAAAGGAGTATGCGTCTCTCGCTGTAGGTCATGTCATACGCAGTCGTCAGGTTCGtgtaataaattttatagtgATATATTTGACGTCTAAGAtagtaattgaaaaatatagtaaaaatcGCTTTGATACGttatcaaaacaaaatttgaaaataaataaccgtaaatttacaaaaacaaagaaaatatcgATTACAAAAACTCGTTTAAAGAAAACCGGTCACTAGTACTCAAATTTACGGGGTCAGGTGCCCCCGTCTAATTTCTAACTTTCTAACTTTCTTTAACAAATACCATAAGGTCTATAGAAATGCCTCCaacccaaaaactaaaatgcaGTGAAGAAAATTTATGTGCACccaattatatttgtttgtagATCCCCCCTATACACGATATGATTCgtataatatatttgttaactatatacatatggataaacagaaatatataaatttcattttaaaacttcaaatctaaggaagaaaagatttaaaatctttttgatatataatcatatactgcaatttattttcataaaatgtaaaatctaaataaatatataaacttagaGTTCAAATAACATTTACGGACGCGCTGGGTATTCATGACAGCTACGAGTCTCCGACTAGGTTTGGAAGAATATATATACGGATTGCACATATATATTCCACCATTCATACGAGTTTCGAAAAAACAAAAtggatcacaaaaaaaaaacggacaTCTATTACATGGTACATGGTACATGGTCACCCTTAATCTAAGTGAATGAACATAttgattaaacaaaataaataaatacatccATATATACCTGTAAATTCATCGCCGATCTTTTTATAGTCACTACTTGTGTTTGAATACGAAAACCCGACACCAACAGGGGATTCTAGAAACAGAATGTTGGCCTCTGCACGCATTACCAAATTTAACGTATTTACtaacatttatttatataattaacaatTTTCACACTGGTAAAGGAAATGGAATTACagtaatatataaagaacaagtTTCATCCATTGCCAAAAGACCATGCACCTAGAgatgaaactatatatatgtacgGTATATACATAGTAATGATATGATAAATTGATAATGAActtgtaatatataaaaattttggtATACCATGATTCCATGCATAGGGATTAAATTGAAGACTGTTTCCTTTGTTATCCACAAGAAATGGACCAATCTCTTGCGTTGCTCCGTATCCCACAGAAGAACATCCAGGC contains these protein-coding regions:
- the LOC106399791 gene encoding serine carboxypeptidase-like 32 — its product is MIHQTIYNVSIALCLCTLFAFVFSDSPEAMRDLVTDLPGQSGVSFRHYAGYVPVDKKHGRAMFYWFFEAMSLPNQKPLVLWLNGGPGCSSVGYGATQEIGPFLVDNKGNSLQFNPYAWNHEANILFLESPVGVGFSYSNTSSDYKKIGDEFTARDAYSFIQKWLERFPAYRENDFYIAGESYAGKYIPELAEVVYDNNNRNSSLHIKLKGILLGNPETSEAEDWDGWVDYAWSHAVIADEMYGVIKRNCNFSSNTTWDVKECKDNVDEVIKQYHKIDQYSLYTPTCNGNSTPSSSLDSTRIRTNLRNSKMMPRMMGGYDPCLDDYTRVFYNRADVQKALHASDGIHLKNWSICNDDIFDNWTDSKPSVLPIYKKLIAGGFRIWVYSGDTDGRVPVLGTRYCINKLALPIKTSWRPWYHEKQVSGWLQEYEGLTFGTFKGAGHDVPSFKPSESLAFFSAFLKGVLPALSP